The DNA segment GAATTGCGTAGGCCCGCTCGGCGTGGGCGCCTTCGAGGTCGAGTTCCATGGTCGCGAAAGCTAGCAGATCGGCGTCGACGGACAGCGAGATTCTGCACGCCCGGGCGGCCCGCATTTGTTAGCAATCGACCATGAAGCCGTGGATCACCCTCGCCATCGTCTCGATGATCTTTGCCGGCGCGACCTCCACGATCGCGAAGCTGGGCCTCGTCGGCATCTCCGGAGAACTCGGTCTCGCGGTGCGCACCGTCGTCGTCTTCGCGCTCGTGCTCGTCTTCGCCGCCGCCACCGTGCCGCCCGCGCAGGTCGCTTCGCTCACCGCAACGAACTGGCTCTGGCTCAGCCTCTCGGGCCTGACCACCGCCCTTTCCTGGATCTTCTACTACAAGGCGCTCAAGGACGGCGAAGTCTCCACCATCGCCCTCATCGACAAGGGCAGCATCCTCGTCGCCATCGTCCTGGCCTGCCTCATCCTCAAGGAACAGATCACGCCGCGTATGATTGTCGGCGGCCTGCTCATGCTTGCCGGCATCGTGATCATCGCGAAGAAGTGACGCTCCGCC comes from the Chthoniobacterales bacterium genome and includes:
- a CDS encoding EamA family transporter, coding for MKPWITLAIVSMIFAGATSTIAKLGLVGISGELGLAVRTVVVFALVLVFAAATVPPAQVASLTATNWLWLSLSGLTTALSWIFYYKALKDGEVSTIALIDKGSILVAIVLACLILKEQITPRMIVGGLLMLAGIVIIAKK